From Lolium perenne isolate Kyuss_39 chromosome 5, Kyuss_2.0, whole genome shotgun sequence, a single genomic window includes:
- the LOC127298584 gene encoding putative disease resistance protein RGA1 isoform X2, with protein sequence MDEVKNRLLLAMPKIQAVFDVVRPERVREQSSALDAWLWQLRDAVEAAEDAVDELEYYELEEKAKERKVSDWGSPFGKMKYKFFRSVKGVPVLNKTLKKITHRDTLKRLMKSVDGLDKAAAGVVRFLNLACHLSGVCTSSQRQVQKFVDNDRQTGSILSATIFVGREKEKEQILGWLANTSVELAETGVTRTNSIPIISVVGHGGMGKTTLAQSICEQDQVLKYFKVIWVTVSTSFGAASLTNKILECATGVKPSADHLEPLQRDLIEKLKSINFLLVLDDVWEDKRRDEWEKLFAPLRKLNTGSKILLTTRMPSVADMAAKVMGVQRDQCLTLQGLEEDENLDLFIHHAFSGLNPGDYVHLKSTGGQIAKKLRGCPLVTKVVGEHLQGNTTLENWSRFLDQGLEHFKGTEDDIMKVLRLSYYHLPTELQICFRYCCIFPQDYAFQKKELVQLWIGSGLISQPASDTQTSVDTAEQVLAQLTRKSFFDLKSKARGWEQEESYVMHDLMHELARNVSTGECARIDHPVQLKDEKATVRHLCIVNIHSFSADEVKKISHFENLRSIIIYDDIKVKSDIVCVLEMIVESSKSLRLFRSKLWNTFRFADKIGKLKHLRYIDLRIISPDMICGVAKLYHLLVLCCQFGLKVGTYEERYLGNLEHLRYVSYGEDRFGNFGISRLTSLQELGNYQVGGRICNKISAIRNLRELRSLEVKSLEKVENYEEAKNAKLKEKQHLNELFLEWSTPNQIMTDDLVLDHLEPHVNVKVLGIQGYDGPKIPFWIENRSVKTLLSLKLISCTNWEYLPCLGDLVLLKLLMLRDLPKLRQIGRPCDISSSSSTELVLPQGLVSLVIFECQKLTELPILPPSLVSLEIKGVWLTKLPMIGKISSESIKSKSSKLTEIIITGCPCLASLEGSLLEQKLNMGALHVPNDDDCIRPRSASIPFDEMKELLVLGSLQQLTNLSMLKLQNCSSLVSLPSADVFKSLRSLKIVNIAGCKNLSSLGGLGLLSSLLLLGIIGCSKLAEAAQSLVTRGDEEAYLVEPSKSLQITTLHIDLPSLLLVEPLKSLCRTEKLRISGVSAMDRLPDRWLLQNRPALQHLVIYKSNSLKSIPPSMQDLCSLETLCLFDVGQLQSLAYLPSSLKVLFVSGCHPDLEKKITKHGTSEWNKIAHIPDVIVGGQNFVMGQKSS encoded by the exons ATGGATGAGGTGAAGAATCGGCTCTTGCTGGCCATGCCAAAGATCCAGGCGGTCTTCGATGTTGTCCGCCCGGAACGTGTCAGGGAGCAGAGCAGCGCCCTGGATGCGTGGCTCTGGCAGCTCAGGGACGCGGTCGAGGCGGCGGAGGACGCCGTTGACGAGCTTGAATATTACGAGCTAGAAGAGAAGGCCAAGGAGCGAAAGGTTAGTGATTGGGGTTCTCCTTTTGGTAAGATGAAGTACAAGTTTTTCAGATCTGTTAAGGGTGTCCCTGTTCTCAACAAAACTCTCAAGAAAATTACTCACCGGGACACTCTGAAGAGACTGATGAAATCTGTGGACGGCTTAGATAAGGCTGCTGCAGGTGTTGTCAGATTCCTCAACCTCGCATGCCATCTCAGTGGAGTTTGTACCAGCAGCCAGCGGCAAGTGCAGAAGTTTGTTGACAATGACCGCCAGACTGGTTCTATATTAAGCGCAACCATTTTTGTTGGACGAGAAAAGGAGAAAGAACAGATTCTTGGATGGCTGGCTAACACATCAGTTGAATTAGCTGAAACTGGGGTGACGAGGACCAACAGTATTCCTATTATTTCAGTGGTTGGtcatggtggcatgggaaagactACTTTGGCTCAGAGCATATGTGAGCAAGATCAGGTACTGAAGTATTTTAAGGTCATCTGGGTTACTGTATCTACCAGCTTTGGTGCAGCATCACTGACAAATAAAATATTGGAATGTGCTACAGGCGTAAAACCAAGCGCTGATCATTTGGAACCACTACAGCGAGATCTCATAGAGAAACTAAAGTCTATCAATTTTTTGCTAGTTTTGGATGACGTTTGGGAAGATAAGAGAAGAGATGAATGGGAGAAGTTATTTGCTCCTCTGAGGAAATTGAACACTGGGAGCAAAATTTTGTTGACAACCCGAATGCCATCTGTAGCGGACATGGCTGCAAAGGTGATGGGAGTCCAAAGAGATCAGTGCTTAACACTACAAGGACTGGAAGAAGATGAAAATCTCGATCTCTTCATACATCATGCCTTTTCCGGGCTGAACCCAGGAGATTATGTACATTTGAAGTCAACTGGAGGACAAATTGCAAAGAAGCTGAGAGGATGTCCCTTGGTAACAAAGGTCGTGGGTGAGCATTTGCAAGGCAATACAACGCTTGAAAATTGGAGCAGATTCTTGGATCAAGGATTGGAACATTTTAAAGGAACTGAAGATGATATTATGAAGGTTCTCAGATTAAGCTACTACCACCTGCCAACAGAGCTGCAGATTTGCTTTCGGTATTGTTGCATATTTCCGCAGGACTATGCATTTCAAAAGAAAGAACTGGTGCAACTGTGGATTGGTTCAGGATTGATCTCACAGCCTGCAAGTGACACTCAAACTTCGGTGGATACTGCAGAACAAGTCTTGGCTCAGCTAACTAGAAAATCATTCTTTGATCTGAAATCCAAGGCTCGTGGATGGGAACAAGAAGAAAGTTATGTAATGCATGATTTGATGCATGAATTAGCAAGGAATGTCTCCACTGGTGAATGTGCAAGAATTGATCATCCTGTTCAGCTTAAAGATGAGAAGGCTACAGTCCGACACCTATGCATTGTCAATATTCACAGTTTCTCTGCTGATGAGGTCAAGAAAATCTCCCATTTTGAAAACCTGCGCAGTATTATTATTTATGATGATATCAAGGTTAAAAGTGATATAGTTTGTGTACTTGAAATGATTGTTGAGAGCTCAAAGTCGTTGCGCCTATTCCGTTCAAAACTGTGGAACACATTCCGTTTTGCTGACAAGATTGGTAAACTGAAACATCTTCGCTATATCGACTTGCGCATAATATCACCAGACATGATATGTGGGGTTGCCAAACTGTATCACTTGTTGGTACTTTGCTGTCAATTTGGTTTGAAGGTTGGAACATATGAAGAGAGATATTTAGGGAATCTTGAACATCTGCGGTATGTATCCTATGGAGAGGATAGATTTGGTAATTTCGGTATAAGTAGGCTCACATCTCTTCAGGAATTAGGTAATTACCAGGTAGGAGGAAGAAtatgcaacaaaataagtgcAATCAGGAACTTAAGAGAGCTCCGTTCACTGGAAGTTAAGAGCCTTGAGAAAGTTGAGAATTATGAAGAAGCTAAGAATGCCAAGCTGAAGGAGAAACAGCATCTCAACGAGTTATTTCTAGAGTGGTCGACACCTAATCAAATCATGACAGATGACTTAGTTCTTGACCACCTTGAGCCACATGTTAATGTTAAGGTATTGGGAATTCAGGGTTACGATGGTCCCAAAATTCCATTTTGGATTGAAAACCGTTCTGTCAAAACCCTTTTATCACTCAAGTTGATAAGCTGCACAAATTGGGAATACCTTCCATGTCTTGGCGATTTAGTATTGCTGAAGCTTCTAATGTTGAGAGACCTTCCTAAGCTACGGCAGATTGGTAGACCATGTGATATTTCCAGTAGTAGCTCCACGGAGTTAGTGTTACCTCAAGGCCTTGTCTCTTTGGTAATATTTGAATGCCAAAAACTGACGGAATTACCTATTCTACCTCCAAGCCTAGTATCACTGGAAATAAAAGGTGTTTGGCTAACCAAACTTCCTATGATTGGCAAGATATCGAGTGAGAGCATCAAGTCCAAATCCTCTAAATTGACTGAGATAATTATCACGGGCTGTCCATGTTTAGCCTCACTGGAAGGGAGCCTTTTGGAGCAAAAACTTAACATGGGTGCTCTCCATGTCCCAAATGACGATGATTGTATACGTCCGAGATCTGCATCCATACCATTTGATGAGATGAAAGAACTTCTAGTACTTGGGTCATTGCAACAGCTCACAAACTTATCTATGCTGAAGCTGCAGAACTGCTCGAGCCTGGTGTCTCTCCCCTCAGCGGATGTGTTCAAAAGTCTCAGGTCGCTAAAGATTGTGAATATAGCGGGATGCAAGAACCTCTCGTCCTTGGGAGGGCTCGGATTACTTTCATCCCTCTTACTCTTAGGTATCATTGGGTGCAGTAAACTCGCGGAGGCAGCCCAGTCCTTGGTAACTCGAGGTGATGAAGAAGCTTATCTGGTGGAGCCCAGCAAGTCACTGCAGATAACTACTCTTCACATAGATCTGCCGTCCTTGCTGCTTGTTGAGCCGCTCAAGAGTCTCTGCCGCACTGAAAAATTGCGCATTAGTGGTGTGTCAGCGATGGACAGGTTACCTGACCGATGGCTGCTACAGAACCGTCCAGCGCTCCAACACCTAGTTATATACAAATCAAATTCACTAAAATCGATTCCACCAAGCATGCAAGACCTCTGCTCTCTCGAGACATTATGCCTATTTGATGTTGGGCAACTCCAGTCACTTGCCTATTTGCCCTCCTCTTTGAAGGTGCTCTTTGTTTCAGGCTGCCATCCAGACCTGGAGAAGAAGATCACAAAACATGGAACTTCTGAATGGAACAAGATTGCTCACATCCCTGATGTGATAGTAG GAGGTCAGAATTTCGTTATGGGCCAAAAATCCAGCTAA
- the LOC127298584 gene encoding putative disease resistance protein RGA1 isoform X3 has protein sequence MKYKFFRSVKGVPVLNKTLKKITHRDTLKRLMKSVDGLDKAAAGVVRFLNLACHLSGVCTSSQRQVQKFVDNDRQTGSILSATIFVGREKEKEQILGWLANTSVELAETGVTRTNSIPIISVVGHGGMGKTTLAQSICEQDQVLKYFKVIWVTVSTSFGAASLTNKILECATGVKPSADHLEPLQRDLIEKLKSINFLLVLDDVWEDKRRDEWEKLFAPLRKLNTGSKILLTTRMPSVADMAAKVMGVQRDQCLTLQGLEEDENLDLFIHHAFSGLNPGDYVHLKSTGGQIAKKLRGCPLVTKVVGEHLQGNTTLENWSRFLDQGLEHFKGTEDDIMKVLRLSYYHLPTELQICFRYCCIFPQDYAFQKKELVQLWIGSGLISQPASDTQTSVDTAEQVLAQLTRKSFFDLKSKARGWEQEESYVMHDLMHELARNVSTGECARIDHPVQLKDEKATVRHLCIVNIHSFSADEVKKISHFENLRSIIIYDDIKVKSDIVCVLEMIVESSKSLRLFRSKLWNTFRFADKIGKLKHLRYIDLRIISPDMICGVAKLYHLLVLCCQFGLKVGTYEERYLGNLEHLRYVSYGEDRFGNFGISRLTSLQELGNYQVGGRICNKISAIRNLRELRSLEVKSLEKVENYEEAKNAKLKEKQHLNELFLEWSTPNQIMTDDLVLDHLEPHVNVKVLGIQGYDGPKIPFWIENRSVKTLLSLKLISCTNWEYLPCLGDLVLLKLLMLRDLPKLRQIGRPCDISSSSSTELVLPQGLVSLVIFECQKLTELPILPPSLVSLEIKGVWLTKLPMIGKISSESIKSKSSKLTEIIITGCPCLASLEGSLLEQKLNMGALHVPNDDDCIRPRSASIPFDEMKELLVLGSLQQLTNLSMLKLQNCSSLVSLPSADVFKSLRSLKIVNIAGCKNLSSLGGLGLLSSLLLLGIIGCSKLAEAAQSLVTRGDEEAYLVEPSKSLQITTLHIDLPSLLLVEPLKSLCRTEKLRISGVSAMDRLPDRWLLQNRPALQHLVIYKSNSLKSIPPSMQDLCSLETLCLFDVGQLQSLAYLPSSLKVLFVSGCHPDLEKKITKHGTSEWNKIAHIPDVIEVRISLWAKNPAKRL, from the exons ATGAAGTACAAGTTTTTCAGATCTGTTAAGGGTGTCCCTGTTCTCAACAAAACTCTCAAGAAAATTACTCACCGGGACACTCTGAAGAGACTGATGAAATCTGTGGACGGCTTAGATAAGGCTGCTGCAGGTGTTGTCAGATTCCTCAACCTCGCATGCCATCTCAGTGGAGTTTGTACCAGCAGCCAGCGGCAAGTGCAGAAGTTTGTTGACAATGACCGCCAGACTGGTTCTATATTAAGCGCAACCATTTTTGTTGGACGAGAAAAGGAGAAAGAACAGATTCTTGGATGGCTGGCTAACACATCAGTTGAATTAGCTGAAACTGGGGTGACGAGGACCAACAGTATTCCTATTATTTCAGTGGTTGGtcatggtggcatgggaaagactACTTTGGCTCAGAGCATATGTGAGCAAGATCAGGTACTGAAGTATTTTAAGGTCATCTGGGTTACTGTATCTACCAGCTTTGGTGCAGCATCACTGACAAATAAAATATTGGAATGTGCTACAGGCGTAAAACCAAGCGCTGATCATTTGGAACCACTACAGCGAGATCTCATAGAGAAACTAAAGTCTATCAATTTTTTGCTAGTTTTGGATGACGTTTGGGAAGATAAGAGAAGAGATGAATGGGAGAAGTTATTTGCTCCTCTGAGGAAATTGAACACTGGGAGCAAAATTTTGTTGACAACCCGAATGCCATCTGTAGCGGACATGGCTGCAAAGGTGATGGGAGTCCAAAGAGATCAGTGCTTAACACTACAAGGACTGGAAGAAGATGAAAATCTCGATCTCTTCATACATCATGCCTTTTCCGGGCTGAACCCAGGAGATTATGTACATTTGAAGTCAACTGGAGGACAAATTGCAAAGAAGCTGAGAGGATGTCCCTTGGTAACAAAGGTCGTGGGTGAGCATTTGCAAGGCAATACAACGCTTGAAAATTGGAGCAGATTCTTGGATCAAGGATTGGAACATTTTAAAGGAACTGAAGATGATATTATGAAGGTTCTCAGATTAAGCTACTACCACCTGCCAACAGAGCTGCAGATTTGCTTTCGGTATTGTTGCATATTTCCGCAGGACTATGCATTTCAAAAGAAAGAACTGGTGCAACTGTGGATTGGTTCAGGATTGATCTCACAGCCTGCAAGTGACACTCAAACTTCGGTGGATACTGCAGAACAAGTCTTGGCTCAGCTAACTAGAAAATCATTCTTTGATCTGAAATCCAAGGCTCGTGGATGGGAACAAGAAGAAAGTTATGTAATGCATGATTTGATGCATGAATTAGCAAGGAATGTCTCCACTGGTGAATGTGCAAGAATTGATCATCCTGTTCAGCTTAAAGATGAGAAGGCTACAGTCCGACACCTATGCATTGTCAATATTCACAGTTTCTCTGCTGATGAGGTCAAGAAAATCTCCCATTTTGAAAACCTGCGCAGTATTATTATTTATGATGATATCAAGGTTAAAAGTGATATAGTTTGTGTACTTGAAATGATTGTTGAGAGCTCAAAGTCGTTGCGCCTATTCCGTTCAAAACTGTGGAACACATTCCGTTTTGCTGACAAGATTGGTAAACTGAAACATCTTCGCTATATCGACTTGCGCATAATATCACCAGACATGATATGTGGGGTTGCCAAACTGTATCACTTGTTGGTACTTTGCTGTCAATTTGGTTTGAAGGTTGGAACATATGAAGAGAGATATTTAGGGAATCTTGAACATCTGCGGTATGTATCCTATGGAGAGGATAGATTTGGTAATTTCGGTATAAGTAGGCTCACATCTCTTCAGGAATTAGGTAATTACCAGGTAGGAGGAAGAAtatgcaacaaaataagtgcAATCAGGAACTTAAGAGAGCTCCGTTCACTGGAAGTTAAGAGCCTTGAGAAAGTTGAGAATTATGAAGAAGCTAAGAATGCCAAGCTGAAGGAGAAACAGCATCTCAACGAGTTATTTCTAGAGTGGTCGACACCTAATCAAATCATGACAGATGACTTAGTTCTTGACCACCTTGAGCCACATGTTAATGTTAAGGTATTGGGAATTCAGGGTTACGATGGTCCCAAAATTCCATTTTGGATTGAAAACCGTTCTGTCAAAACCCTTTTATCACTCAAGTTGATAAGCTGCACAAATTGGGAATACCTTCCATGTCTTGGCGATTTAGTATTGCTGAAGCTTCTAATGTTGAGAGACCTTCCTAAGCTACGGCAGATTGGTAGACCATGTGATATTTCCAGTAGTAGCTCCACGGAGTTAGTGTTACCTCAAGGCCTTGTCTCTTTGGTAATATTTGAATGCCAAAAACTGACGGAATTACCTATTCTACCTCCAAGCCTAGTATCACTGGAAATAAAAGGTGTTTGGCTAACCAAACTTCCTATGATTGGCAAGATATCGAGTGAGAGCATCAAGTCCAAATCCTCTAAATTGACTGAGATAATTATCACGGGCTGTCCATGTTTAGCCTCACTGGAAGGGAGCCTTTTGGAGCAAAAACTTAACATGGGTGCTCTCCATGTCCCAAATGACGATGATTGTATACGTCCGAGATCTGCATCCATACCATTTGATGAGATGAAAGAACTTCTAGTACTTGGGTCATTGCAACAGCTCACAAACTTATCTATGCTGAAGCTGCAGAACTGCTCGAGCCTGGTGTCTCTCCCCTCAGCGGATGTGTTCAAAAGTCTCAGGTCGCTAAAGATTGTGAATATAGCGGGATGCAAGAACCTCTCGTCCTTGGGAGGGCTCGGATTACTTTCATCCCTCTTACTCTTAGGTATCATTGGGTGCAGTAAACTCGCGGAGGCAGCCCAGTCCTTGGTAACTCGAGGTGATGAAGAAGCTTATCTGGTGGAGCCCAGCAAGTCACTGCAGATAACTACTCTTCACATAGATCTGCCGTCCTTGCTGCTTGTTGAGCCGCTCAAGAGTCTCTGCCGCACTGAAAAATTGCGCATTAGTGGTGTGTCAGCGATGGACAGGTTACCTGACCGATGGCTGCTACAGAACCGTCCAGCGCTCCAACACCTAGTTATATACAAATCAAATTCACTAAAATCGATTCCACCAAGCATGCAAGACCTCTGCTCTCTCGAGACATTATGCCTATTTGATGTTGGGCAACTCCAGTCACTTGCCTATTTGCCCTCCTCTTTGAAGGTGCTCTTTGTTTCAGGCTGCCATCCAGACCTGGAGAAGAAGATCACAAAACATGGAACTTCTGAATGGAACAAGATTGCTCACATCCCTGATGTGATA GAGGTCAGAATTTCGTTATGGGCCAAAAATCCAGCTAAGAGGCTTTGA
- the LOC127298584 gene encoding putative disease resistance protein RGA3 isoform X1, with the protein MATSAALVFAGKSVATPAISFLVNKAFSYINKHLEYEGMDEVKNRLLLAMPKIQAVFDVVRPERVREQSSALDAWLWQLRDAVEAAEDAVDELEYYELEEKAKERKVSDWGSPFGKMKYKFFRSVKGVPVLNKTLKKITHRDTLKRLMKSVDGLDKAAAGVVRFLNLACHLSGVCTSSQRQVQKFVDNDRQTGSILSATIFVGREKEKEQILGWLANTSVELAETGVTRTNSIPIISVVGHGGMGKTTLAQSICEQDQVLKYFKVIWVTVSTSFGAASLTNKILECATGVKPSADHLEPLQRDLIEKLKSINFLLVLDDVWEDKRRDEWEKLFAPLRKLNTGSKILLTTRMPSVADMAAKVMGVQRDQCLTLQGLEEDENLDLFIHHAFSGLNPGDYVHLKSTGGQIAKKLRGCPLVTKVVGEHLQGNTTLENWSRFLDQGLEHFKGTEDDIMKVLRLSYYHLPTELQICFRYCCIFPQDYAFQKKELVQLWIGSGLISQPASDTQTSVDTAEQVLAQLTRKSFFDLKSKARGWEQEESYVMHDLMHELARNVSTGECARIDHPVQLKDEKATVRHLCIVNIHSFSADEVKKISHFENLRSIIIYDDIKVKSDIVCVLEMIVESSKSLRLFRSKLWNTFRFADKIGKLKHLRYIDLRIISPDMICGVAKLYHLLVLCCQFGLKVGTYEERYLGNLEHLRYVSYGEDRFGNFGISRLTSLQELGNYQVGGRICNKISAIRNLRELRSLEVKSLEKVENYEEAKNAKLKEKQHLNELFLEWSTPNQIMTDDLVLDHLEPHVNVKVLGIQGYDGPKIPFWIENRSVKTLLSLKLISCTNWEYLPCLGDLVLLKLLMLRDLPKLRQIGRPCDISSSSSTELVLPQGLVSLVIFECQKLTELPILPPSLVSLEIKGVWLTKLPMIGKISSESIKSKSSKLTEIIITGCPCLASLEGSLLEQKLNMGALHVPNDDDCIRPRSASIPFDEMKELLVLGSLQQLTNLSMLKLQNCSSLVSLPSADVFKSLRSLKIVNIAGCKNLSSLGGLGLLSSLLLLGIIGCSKLAEAAQSLVTRGDEEAYLVEPSKSLQITTLHIDLPSLLLVEPLKSLCRTEKLRISGVSAMDRLPDRWLLQNRPALQHLVIYKSNSLKSIPPSMQDLCSLETLCLFDVGQLQSLAYLPSSLKVLFVSGCHPDLEKKITKHGTSEWNKIAHIPDVIVGGQNFVMGQKSS; encoded by the exons ATGGCTACCTCTGCtgcacttgtttttgcagggaagTCTGTGGCAACTCCGGCCATATCCTTCTTGGTCAACAAGGCTTTCAGCTACATCAACAAACACTTGGAATATGAAGGCATGGATGAGGTGAAGAATCGGCTCTTGCTGGCCATGCCAAAGATCCAGGCGGTCTTCGATGTTGTCCGCCCGGAACGTGTCAGGGAGCAGAGCAGCGCCCTGGATGCGTGGCTCTGGCAGCTCAGGGACGCGGTCGAGGCGGCGGAGGACGCCGTTGACGAGCTTGAATATTACGAGCTAGAAGAGAAGGCCAAGGAGCGAAAGGTTAGTGATTGGGGTTCTCCTTTTGGTAAGATGAAGTACAAGTTTTTCAGATCTGTTAAGGGTGTCCCTGTTCTCAACAAAACTCTCAAGAAAATTACTCACCGGGACACTCTGAAGAGACTGATGAAATCTGTGGACGGCTTAGATAAGGCTGCTGCAGGTGTTGTCAGATTCCTCAACCTCGCATGCCATCTCAGTGGAGTTTGTACCAGCAGCCAGCGGCAAGTGCAGAAGTTTGTTGACAATGACCGCCAGACTGGTTCTATATTAAGCGCAACCATTTTTGTTGGACGAGAAAAGGAGAAAGAACAGATTCTTGGATGGCTGGCTAACACATCAGTTGAATTAGCTGAAACTGGGGTGACGAGGACCAACAGTATTCCTATTATTTCAGTGGTTGGtcatggtggcatgggaaagactACTTTGGCTCAGAGCATATGTGAGCAAGATCAGGTACTGAAGTATTTTAAGGTCATCTGGGTTACTGTATCTACCAGCTTTGGTGCAGCATCACTGACAAATAAAATATTGGAATGTGCTACAGGCGTAAAACCAAGCGCTGATCATTTGGAACCACTACAGCGAGATCTCATAGAGAAACTAAAGTCTATCAATTTTTTGCTAGTTTTGGATGACGTTTGGGAAGATAAGAGAAGAGATGAATGGGAGAAGTTATTTGCTCCTCTGAGGAAATTGAACACTGGGAGCAAAATTTTGTTGACAACCCGAATGCCATCTGTAGCGGACATGGCTGCAAAGGTGATGGGAGTCCAAAGAGATCAGTGCTTAACACTACAAGGACTGGAAGAAGATGAAAATCTCGATCTCTTCATACATCATGCCTTTTCCGGGCTGAACCCAGGAGATTATGTACATTTGAAGTCAACTGGAGGACAAATTGCAAAGAAGCTGAGAGGATGTCCCTTGGTAACAAAGGTCGTGGGTGAGCATTTGCAAGGCAATACAACGCTTGAAAATTGGAGCAGATTCTTGGATCAAGGATTGGAACATTTTAAAGGAACTGAAGATGATATTATGAAGGTTCTCAGATTAAGCTACTACCACCTGCCAACAGAGCTGCAGATTTGCTTTCGGTATTGTTGCATATTTCCGCAGGACTATGCATTTCAAAAGAAAGAACTGGTGCAACTGTGGATTGGTTCAGGATTGATCTCACAGCCTGCAAGTGACACTCAAACTTCGGTGGATACTGCAGAACAAGTCTTGGCTCAGCTAACTAGAAAATCATTCTTTGATCTGAAATCCAAGGCTCGTGGATGGGAACAAGAAGAAAGTTATGTAATGCATGATTTGATGCATGAATTAGCAAGGAATGTCTCCACTGGTGAATGTGCAAGAATTGATCATCCTGTTCAGCTTAAAGATGAGAAGGCTACAGTCCGACACCTATGCATTGTCAATATTCACAGTTTCTCTGCTGATGAGGTCAAGAAAATCTCCCATTTTGAAAACCTGCGCAGTATTATTATTTATGATGATATCAAGGTTAAAAGTGATATAGTTTGTGTACTTGAAATGATTGTTGAGAGCTCAAAGTCGTTGCGCCTATTCCGTTCAAAACTGTGGAACACATTCCGTTTTGCTGACAAGATTGGTAAACTGAAACATCTTCGCTATATCGACTTGCGCATAATATCACCAGACATGATATGTGGGGTTGCCAAACTGTATCACTTGTTGGTACTTTGCTGTCAATTTGGTTTGAAGGTTGGAACATATGAAGAGAGATATTTAGGGAATCTTGAACATCTGCGGTATGTATCCTATGGAGAGGATAGATTTGGTAATTTCGGTATAAGTAGGCTCACATCTCTTCAGGAATTAGGTAATTACCAGGTAGGAGGAAGAAtatgcaacaaaataagtgcAATCAGGAACTTAAGAGAGCTCCGTTCACTGGAAGTTAAGAGCCTTGAGAAAGTTGAGAATTATGAAGAAGCTAAGAATGCCAAGCTGAAGGAGAAACAGCATCTCAACGAGTTATTTCTAGAGTGGTCGACACCTAATCAAATCATGACAGATGACTTAGTTCTTGACCACCTTGAGCCACATGTTAATGTTAAGGTATTGGGAATTCAGGGTTACGATGGTCCCAAAATTCCATTTTGGATTGAAAACCGTTCTGTCAAAACCCTTTTATCACTCAAGTTGATAAGCTGCACAAATTGGGAATACCTTCCATGTCTTGGCGATTTAGTATTGCTGAAGCTTCTAATGTTGAGAGACCTTCCTAAGCTACGGCAGATTGGTAGACCATGTGATATTTCCAGTAGTAGCTCCACGGAGTTAGTGTTACCTCAAGGCCTTGTCTCTTTGGTAATATTTGAATGCCAAAAACTGACGGAATTACCTATTCTACCTCCAAGCCTAGTATCACTGGAAATAAAAGGTGTTTGGCTAACCAAACTTCCTATGATTGGCAAGATATCGAGTGAGAGCATCAAGTCCAAATCCTCTAAATTGACTGAGATAATTATCACGGGCTGTCCATGTTTAGCCTCACTGGAAGGGAGCCTTTTGGAGCAAAAACTTAACATGGGTGCTCTCCATGTCCCAAATGACGATGATTGTATACGTCCGAGATCTGCATCCATACCATTTGATGAGATGAAAGAACTTCTAGTACTTGGGTCATTGCAACAGCTCACAAACTTATCTATGCTGAAGCTGCAGAACTGCTCGAGCCTGGTGTCTCTCCCCTCAGCGGATGTGTTCAAAAGTCTCAGGTCGCTAAAGATTGTGAATATAGCGGGATGCAAGAACCTCTCGTCCTTGGGAGGGCTCGGATTACTTTCATCCCTCTTACTCTTAGGTATCATTGGGTGCAGTAAACTCGCGGAGGCAGCCCAGTCCTTGGTAACTCGAGGTGATGAAGAAGCTTATCTGGTGGAGCCCAGCAAGTCACTGCAGATAACTACTCTTCACATAGATCTGCCGTCCTTGCTGCTTGTTGAGCCGCTCAAGAGTCTCTGCCGCACTGAAAAATTGCGCATTAGTGGTGTGTCAGCGATGGACAGGTTACCTGACCGATGGCTGCTACAGAACCGTCCAGCGCTCCAACACCTAGTTATATACAAATCAAATTCACTAAAATCGATTCCACCAAGCATGCAAGACCTCTGCTCTCTCGAGACATTATGCCTATTTGATGTTGGGCAACTCCAGTCACTTGCCTATTTGCCCTCCTCTTTGAAGGTGCTCTTTGTTTCAGGCTGCCATCCAGACCTGGAGAAGAAGATCACAAAACATGGAACTTCTGAATGGAACAAGATTGCTCACATCCCTGATGTGATAGTAG GAGGTCAGAATTTCGTTATGGGCCAAAAATCCAGCTAA